A genomic segment from Triticum dicoccoides isolate Atlit2015 ecotype Zavitan chromosome 1A, WEW_v2.0, whole genome shotgun sequence encodes:
- the LOC119357224 gene encoding gamma-gliadin-like isoform X2 — MKTFLIFVLLAMAMNIATAARQLNPSNKELQSPQQSFSHQQQPFLQQPYPQQPYPSQQPYPSQQPFPTPQQQFSQQSQQPFSQTQQSFPLQPQQPFPQQPQQPFPQPQLPFPQQPEQIIPQQPQQPFPLQPQQPFPQQPQQSFLLGPQQPFPQQPQQSQQSFPQPQPQQPQQPSILQPQQPLPQRPQQPFLLPQQQLSQQPEQTISQQPQQPHQPQQPYPQQQPYGTSLTSIGGQ, encoded by the exons ATGAAGACCTTCCTCATCTTTGTCCTCCTTGCCATGGCGATGAACATCGCCACTGCCGCTAGGCAGCTAAACCCTAGCAACAAAGAATTACAATCACCTCAACAATCATTTTCCCATCAACAACAACCATTTCTACAGCAGCCATATCCACAACAACCATATCCATCACAGCAACCATATCCATCGCAACAACCATTTCCCACACCCCAACAACAATTTTCCCAGCAATCACAACAACCATTTTCCCAGACCCAACAATCGTTCCCTCTGCAACCACAACAGCCATTCCCCCAGCAACCCCAACAACCATTTCCCCAGCCCCAACTACCATTCCCCCAGCAACCAGAACAAATAATTCCCCAGCAACCCCAACAACCATTCCCCCTGCAACCG CAACAACCATTCCCCCAACAACCACAACAATCATTCCTCCTAGGACCGCAACAACCATTTCCCCAGCAACCCCAACAATCACAACAATCATTTCCCCAGCCCCAACCCCAGCAACCCCAACAACCATCCATCCTGCAACCACAACAACCATTACCCCAACGACCACAACAACCATTTCTACTGCCCCAACAACAATTATCCCAGCAACCAGAACAAACAATTTCCCAGCAACCCCAGCAACCACACCAACCTCAACAACCATATCCACAACAACAACCATATGGGACTAGTCTTACAAGCATCGGTGGCCAATGA
- the LOC119357224 gene encoding gamma-gliadin-like isoform X1 translates to MKTFLIFVLLAMAMNIATAARQLNPSNKELQSPQQSFSHQQQPFLQQPYPQQPYPSQQPYPSQQPFPTPQQQFSQQSQQPFSQTQQSFPLQPQQPFPQQPQQPFPQPQLPFPQQPEQIIPQQPQQPFLQQPQQPFPLQPQQPFPQQPQQSFLLGPQQPFPQQPQQSQQSFPQPQPQQPQQPSILQPQQPLPQRPQQPFLLPQQQLSQQPEQTISQQPQQPHQPQQPYPQQQPYGTSLTSIGGQ, encoded by the exons ATGAAGACCTTCCTCATCTTTGTCCTCCTTGCCATGGCGATGAACATCGCCACTGCCGCTAGGCAGCTAAACCCTAGCAACAAAGAATTACAATCACCTCAACAATCATTTTCCCATCAACAACAACCATTTCTACAGCAGCCATATCCACAACAACCATATCCATCACAGCAACCATATCCATCGCAACAACCATTTCCCACACCCCAACAACAATTTTCCCAGCAATCACAACAACCATTTTCCCAGACCCAACAATCGTTCCCTCTGCAACCACAACAGCCATTCCCCCAGCAACCCCAACAACCATTTCCCCAGCCCCAACTACCATTCCCCCAGCAACCAGAACAAATAATTCCCCAGCAACCCCAACAACCATT CCTCCAACAACCACAACAACCTTTCCCCCTACAACCACAACAACCATTCCCCCAACAACCACAACAATCATTCCTCCTAGGACCGCAACAACCATTTCCCCAGCAACCCCAACAATCACAACAATCATTTCCCCAGCCCCAACCCCAGCAACCCCAACAACCATCCATCCTGCAACCACAACAACCATTACCCCAACGACCACAACAACCATTTCTACTGCCCCAACAACAATTATCCCAGCAACCAGAACAAACAATTTCCCAGCAACCCCAGCAACCACACCAACCTCAACAACCATATCCACAACAACAACCATATGGGACTAGTCTTACAAGCATCGGTGGCCAATGA
- the LOC119357224 gene encoding gamma-gliadin-like isoform X3 has protein sequence MKTFLIFVLLAMAMNIATAARQLNPSNKELQSPQQSFSHQQQPFLQQPYPQQPYPSQQPYPSQQPFPTPQQQFSQQSQQPFSQTQQSFPLQPQQPFPQQPQQPFLQQPQQPFPLQPQQPFPQQPQQSFLLGPQQPFPQQPQQSQQSFPQPQPQQPQQPSILQPQQPLPQRPQQPFLLPQQQLSQQPEQTISQQPQQPHQPQQPYPQQQPYGTSLTSIGGQ, from the exons ATGAAGACCTTCCTCATCTTTGTCCTCCTTGCCATGGCGATGAACATCGCCACTGCCGCTAGGCAGCTAAACCCTAGCAACAAAGAATTACAATCACCTCAACAATCATTTTCCCATCAACAACAACCATTTCTACAGCAGCCATATCCACAACAACCATATCCATCACAGCAACCATATCCATCGCAACAACCATTTCCCACACCCCAACAACAATTTTCCCAGCAATCACAACAACCATTTTCCCAGACCCAACAATCGTTCCCTCTGCAACCACAACAGCCATTCCCCCAGCAACCCCAACAACCATT CCTCCAACAACCACAACAACCTTTCCCCCTACAACCACAACAACCATTCCCCCAACAACCACAACAATCATTCCTCCTAGGACCGCAACAACCATTTCCCCAGCAACCCCAACAATCACAACAATCATTTCCCCAGCCCCAACCCCAGCAACCCCAACAACCATCCATCCTGCAACCACAACAACCATTACCCCAACGACCACAACAACCATTTCTACTGCCCCAACAACAATTATCCCAGCAACCAGAACAAACAATTTCCCAGCAACCCCAGCAACCACACCAACCTCAACAACCATATCCACAACAACAACCATATGGGACTAGTCTTACAAGCATCGGTGGCCAATGA
- the LOC119357224 gene encoding gamma-gliadin-like isoform X4 translates to MKTFLIFVLLAMAMNIATAARQLNPSNKELQSPQQSFSHQQQPFLQQPYPQQPYPSQQPYPSQQPFPTPQQQFSQQSQQPFSQTQQSFPLQPQQPFPQQPQQPFPQPQLPFPQQPEQIIPQQPQQPFPLQPQQPFPQQPQQSQQSFPQPQPQQPQQPSILQPQQPLPQRPQQPFLLPQQQLSQQPEQTISQQPQQPHQPQQPYPQQQPYGTSLTSIGGQ, encoded by the exons ATGAAGACCTTCCTCATCTTTGTCCTCCTTGCCATGGCGATGAACATCGCCACTGCCGCTAGGCAGCTAAACCCTAGCAACAAAGAATTACAATCACCTCAACAATCATTTTCCCATCAACAACAACCATTTCTACAGCAGCCATATCCACAACAACCATATCCATCACAGCAACCATATCCATCGCAACAACCATTTCCCACACCCCAACAACAATTTTCCCAGCAATCACAACAACCATTTTCCCAGACCCAACAATCGTTCCCTCTGCAACCACAACAGCCATTCCCCCAGCAACCCCAACAACCATTTCCCCAGCCCCAACTACCATTCCCCCAGCAACCAGAACAAATAATTCCCCAGCAACCCCAACAACCATTCCCCCTGCAACCGCAACA ACCATTTCCCCAGCAACCCCAACAATCACAACAATCATTTCCCCAGCCCCAACCCCAGCAACCCCAACAACCATCCATCCTGCAACCACAACAACCATTACCCCAACGACCACAACAACCATTTCTACTGCCCCAACAACAATTATCCCAGCAACCAGAACAAACAATTTCCCAGCAACCCCAGCAACCACACCAACCTCAACAACCATATCCACAACAACAACCATATGGGACTAGTCTTACAAGCATCGGTGGCCAATGA